In one Melaminivora jejuensis genomic region, the following are encoded:
- a CDS encoding segregation and condensation protein A, which yields MQTATDAPPEVVDQVALARLYGEPLFALPQDLYIPPDALEVFLEAFEGPLDLLLYLIRKQNFNILDIPMVDVTRQYLGYVEEIRSRNLELAAEYLLMAALLIEIKSRMLLPPRRQEGAAEPEDPRAELVRRLLEYEQMKLAGQQLHALPQFGRDVLAARVHIEQSRLLRLPDVEAGELQQAWADILRRARLVQHHRITREELSVREYMSHVLKRLQGRRFTPFEDLFEPARGSTVLVVTFIALLELAKETLVEITQAEAFAPIYVRLAYTPA from the coding sequence ATGCAAACCGCCACCGACGCCCCGCCCGAGGTGGTCGATCAAGTCGCCCTGGCGCGCCTGTACGGCGAGCCGCTGTTTGCGCTGCCACAGGACTTGTACATCCCGCCCGATGCGCTGGAAGTCTTCCTGGAGGCCTTTGAAGGCCCGCTGGATCTGCTGCTGTACCTGATCCGCAAGCAAAATTTCAACATCCTGGACATCCCCATGGTGGATGTCACGCGCCAGTACCTGGGCTATGTCGAGGAGATCCGCAGCCGCAACCTGGAGCTGGCCGCCGAATACCTGCTCATGGCGGCGCTGCTGATCGAGATCAAGTCGCGCATGTTGCTGCCCCCGCGCCGCCAGGAGGGCGCAGCCGAGCCTGAAGACCCGCGCGCCGAGCTGGTGCGCCGGCTGCTCGAATACGAGCAGATGAAGCTGGCCGGCCAGCAGCTGCACGCCCTGCCGCAGTTCGGGCGCGACGTGCTGGCGGCGCGCGTACACATCGAGCAAAGCCGGCTGCTGCGCCTGCCGGACGTCGAGGCGGGCGAGTTGCAGCAGGCCTGGGCCGACATCCTGCGCCGCGCCCGGCTGGTGCAGCACCACCGCATCACGCGCGAGGAGCTGTCGGTGCGCGAATACATGAGCCATGTGCTCAAGCGCCTGCAGGGCCGGCGCTTCACGCCCTTCGAGGATTTGTTCGAGCCGGCGCGCGGCAGCACGGTGCTGGTCGTGACCTTCATCGCCCTGCTGGAGCTGGCCAAGGAAACCCTGGTCGAGATCACCCAGGCCGAAGCCTTTGCGCCCATCTACGTGCGCCTGGCCTACACCCCCGCCTGA
- a CDS encoding acetolactate synthase large subunit: MNGAQALIKTLADAGIEVCFSNPGTSEMHFVAALDTEPRMRAVLALFEGVATGAADGYARMAGKPAATLLHLGCGLGNGLANLHNARKGKVPVLNIVGDHATHHMRYDAQLQSDIETVARNVSPDFVRTSMSTAELCRDAAEALTACMGPPGGVATLILPADVSWGEGGVPQTCLPPPPAPAADAARVQAIARALAASGKKTALLLGGRALRDGMLQNLSRIAQHTGARLFAEVFPTRMERGAGLPHVERIAYLAELASVQLSGLEHLILVDAKSPVSFFAYPGKDSDLVPRGCQVHTLAAPHEDVAASVQRLLDATGAQAAQPLLQAPRRPELPQGKFTADKVCKAIGHLLPERAIIMDEAQTSGIMLPMFTAGSPRHDLLTLTGGAIGQALPCAVGAAIACPDRKVLALSGDGSAMYNLQALWTMARERLDVVSIIFNNRSYAILNVELQRVGAEGAGEKARSQLDIGTPALDFVQLAGGMGVPARRATTTEDFVQALAHALRTPGPHLIEAVVPPTLTGLKLRVLPHLLGSLKRLPGPLAQALKRGIAP; this comes from the coding sequence ATGAACGGCGCCCAAGCCCTGATCAAGACCCTGGCCGATGCCGGCATCGAGGTCTGCTTCTCCAACCCCGGCACCAGCGAGATGCACTTCGTCGCCGCGCTGGACACCGAGCCCCGGATGCGCGCCGTCCTGGCCCTGTTCGAGGGCGTGGCCACCGGCGCCGCCGACGGCTACGCGCGCATGGCCGGCAAGCCCGCCGCCACGCTCTTGCACCTGGGCTGCGGCCTGGGCAACGGCCTGGCCAACCTACACAACGCCCGCAAAGGCAAGGTGCCGGTGCTCAACATCGTCGGCGACCACGCCACGCACCACATGCGCTACGACGCCCAGTTGCAGTCCGACATCGAAACGGTGGCGCGCAACGTTTCGCCCGACTTCGTGCGCACCAGCATGAGCACCGCCGAGCTGTGCCGCGACGCCGCCGAGGCGCTCACTGCCTGCATGGGCCCGCCGGGTGGCGTGGCCACGCTGATCCTGCCCGCCGACGTGTCCTGGGGCGAGGGCGGCGTGCCGCAGACCTGCCTGCCGCCGCCTCCGGCCCCGGCAGCCGACGCAGCGCGCGTGCAGGCCATCGCGCGTGCGCTGGCCGCCAGCGGCAAAAAGACCGCCTTGCTGCTGGGCGGCCGGGCGCTGCGGGATGGCATGTTGCAAAACCTCTCGCGCATCGCCCAGCACACCGGCGCACGCCTGTTTGCCGAAGTGTTTCCGACGCGCATGGAGCGCGGCGCCGGCCTGCCGCACGTCGAGCGCATCGCCTATCTGGCCGAGCTGGCGTCGGTACAGCTGTCGGGCCTGGAGCATCTGATCCTGGTCGATGCCAAGTCGCCCGTATCGTTCTTCGCCTACCCCGGCAAGGACAGCGACCTGGTGCCGCGCGGCTGCCAGGTACACACCCTGGCCGCGCCGCATGAGGACGTGGCCGCCAGCGTGCAGCGCCTGCTGGACGCCACCGGCGCGCAGGCCGCGCAGCCGCTCTTGCAAGCGCCCCGGCGCCCCGAGCTGCCGCAGGGCAAGTTCACCGCCGACAAGGTCTGCAAGGCCATTGGCCACCTGCTGCCCGAGCGCGCCATCATCATGGACGAGGCGCAGACCAGCGGCATCATGCTGCCCATGTTCACCGCCGGCAGCCCGCGCCACGACCTGCTGACGCTCACCGGCGGGGCGATTGGCCAGGCCTTGCCCTGCGCCGTGGGCGCGGCCATCGCCTGCCCGGATCGCAAGGTGCTGGCGCTGTCGGGCGACGGCTCGGCCATGTACAACCTGCAGGCGCTGTGGACGATGGCGCGCGAGCGGCTCGATGTGGTGAGCATCATCTTCAACAACCGCTCCTACGCCATCCTGAACGTCGAGCTGCAGCGCGTGGGCGCCGAGGGCGCGGGCGAGAAGGCGCGCAGCCAGCTCGACATCGGCACGCCGGCGCTGGACTTCGTGCAGCTGGCCGGCGGCATGGGCGTGCCGGCGCGGCGCGCCACGACTACCGAGGATTTCGTGCAGGCGCTGGCGCACGCCCTGCGCACGCCCGGCCCGCACCTGATCGAGGCTGTGGTGCCGCCCACGCTCACGGGCCTGAAGCTGCGCGTGCTGCCACACCTGCTGGGCTCGCTCAAGCGCCTGCCGGGGCCGCTGGCGCAGGCGCTCAAGCGCGGCATCGCGCCGTAA
- a CDS encoding L-lactate dehydrogenase, with product MKALSYPATALDWRERARRRLPRFLFDYLDGGASAEQTLAANVQDFCHARLRQRVLVDVGAVDTRTRLAGQDCAMPLALAPVGLAGMMARRGEAQAMRAASSAGLPFTLSTVGICALDEVCAAALTGSPPPWFQLYMLRERAAVRALLDKAWQLGCRTLVFTVDLPATGPRLRDVRNGLAHSGARAGLLRAAQVLARPRWAWDVALRGKPLTFGCLTEQVPGGRDLNAFKAWVDAQFDPTVSWRDIDWLRQHWRGRLLLKGILDAQDARAALDSGADGIVVSNHGGRQLDGVPSTIAALPAIAAAVGGRTEVLLDGGVRSGTDVFKALALGAHGVLIGRAWIWALAGGGEAAVRQLLALWQREFELAMMLTGVTCVADIGAAQLESGSA from the coding sequence ATGAAAGCCCTGAGCTACCCGGCCACCGCCCTGGACTGGCGCGAGCGCGCGCGCCGGCGCCTGCCGCGCTTTCTGTTCGACTACCTCGATGGCGGCGCCAGTGCCGAGCAGACGCTGGCAGCCAACGTGCAGGACTTCTGCCACGCCCGCCTGCGCCAGCGCGTGCTGGTCGATGTCGGCGCCGTGGACACGCGCACCCGGCTGGCCGGGCAGGACTGCGCCATGCCGCTGGCGCTGGCCCCGGTCGGCCTGGCCGGCATGATGGCGCGCCGGGGCGAGGCGCAGGCCATGCGCGCAGCCAGCAGCGCCGGCCTGCCCTTCACCCTGTCCACGGTGGGCATCTGCGCGCTGGATGAAGTCTGCGCCGCCGCGCTGACCGGCAGCCCACCGCCGTGGTTCCAGCTGTACATGCTGCGCGAGCGCGCCGCCGTGCGCGCGCTGCTGGACAAGGCCTGGCAACTGGGCTGCCGCACGCTGGTCTTCACCGTCGATCTGCCCGCCACCGGCCCGCGCCTGCGCGACGTGCGCAACGGCCTGGCGCACAGCGGTGCGCGCGCCGGCCTGCTGCGCGCCGCGCAGGTGCTGGCGCGCCCGCGCTGGGCCTGGGACGTGGCGCTGCGCGGCAAGCCGCTCACTTTCGGCTGCCTGACCGAACAGGTGCCCGGCGGGCGCGACCTGAACGCCTTCAAGGCCTGGGTGGACGCGCAGTTCGACCCCACGGTGAGCTGGCGCGACATCGACTGGCTGCGCCAGCACTGGCGCGGGCGGCTGCTGCTCAAGGGCATCCTGGACGCGCAGGACGCGCGCGCCGCGCTGGACAGCGGCGCCGACGGCATCGTGGTGTCCAACCACGGCGGGCGCCAGCTCGACGGCGTGCCCTCGACCATCGCCGCGCTGCCGGCGATTGCCGCTGCCGTGGGCGGGCGCACCGAAGTGCTGCTCGACGGCGGCGTGCGAAGTGGCACCGATGTCTTCAAGGCGCTGGCCCTGGGCGCGCACGGCGTGCTGATCGGGCGCGCCTGGATCTGGGCGCTGGCCGGCGGCGGCGAGGCCGCTGTGCGCCAGCTGCTGGCGCTTTGGCAGCGCGAATTCGAGCTGGCCATGATGCTCACCGGCGTCACCTGCGTGGCCGACATTGGCGCCGCGCAACTGGAGTCCGGGTCTGCCTGA
- a CDS encoding DUF3460 family protein has protein sequence MSFFRRPDYQSEATQFINQLKAQRPELDTQQQAGRALLWDKPVDRDLWDDYKAGRVAQQPYVYQTHG, from the coding sequence ATGTCCTTCTTCCGCCGCCCCGACTACCAGTCCGAAGCCACGCAGTTCATCAACCAGCTCAAGGCCCAGCGCCCCGAGCTGGACACCCAGCAGCAGGCTGGGCGCGCGCTGCTGTGGGACAAGCCGGTCGATCGCGACCTGTGGGACGACTACAAGGCTGGCCGCGTGGCGCAGCAGCCCTACGTCTATCAGACGCACGGCTGA
- the nadB gene encoding L-aspartate oxidase gives MRPGRNARRGRGRARVHRLAAAAGRAVFRRGRAAAPDARGRAQRAARRPCPGRHGAAVQRTLIEAVRATPNIQVFEQHTLVDVITARKLGLQGGQRCLGLYALDEATDRVATFRAPHTILATGGAGKVYLYTTNPDTATGDGIATAWRAGCRVANLEFIQFHPTCLYHPQAKSFLITEAVRGEGGRLLLPESAGGTRFMPQHDARAELAPRDVVARAIDFEMKKRGLDCVYLDISHQGRDFILEHFPNIAARCAELGLDITRQPIPVVPAAHYTCGGVLTDLAGRTDIPGLYAIGETACTGLHGANRLASNSLLECMVLARAAAAHIAQDSAKALAALPAWDDSQVTDADECVVISHNWEELRRFMWDYVGIVRTDKRLERAAHRIALLQGEIDEFYANFHVSRDLLELRNLVQVAELIVKSAQLRRESRGLHYSRDWPELAAPAAPTILVPPAH, from the coding sequence GTGCGACCTGGGCGCAACGCGCGCCGTGGTCGAGGGCGCGCCCGAGTGCATCGCCTGGCTGCAGCAGCTGGGCGTGCCGTTTTCCGGCGAGGGCGGGCAGCTGCACCTGACGCGCGAGGGCGGGCACAGCGCGCGGCGCGTCGTCCATGCCCAGGACGCCACGGGGCGGCGGTGCAGCGCACGCTGATCGAGGCGGTGCGCGCCACGCCGAACATCCAGGTTTTCGAGCAGCACACGCTGGTCGATGTCATCACGGCGCGCAAGCTGGGGCTGCAGGGCGGCCAGCGCTGCCTGGGCCTGTATGCGCTCGATGAGGCCACCGACCGGGTGGCCACCTTCCGCGCCCCGCACACCATCCTGGCCACGGGCGGGGCGGGCAAGGTCTATCTGTACACCACCAACCCCGACACGGCCACGGGCGACGGCATCGCCACCGCCTGGCGCGCCGGCTGCCGCGTGGCGAATCTGGAGTTCATCCAGTTCCACCCGACCTGCCTGTACCACCCGCAGGCCAAGTCCTTTCTGATCACCGAGGCGGTGCGCGGCGAGGGCGGGCGGCTGTTGCTGCCGGAATCTGCGGGCGGTACGCGCTTCATGCCGCAGCACGACGCACGCGCCGAGCTGGCCCCGCGCGACGTGGTGGCGCGCGCCATCGACTTCGAGATGAAAAAGCGTGGCCTGGACTGCGTGTATCTGGACATCTCGCACCAGGGCCGGGATTTCATCCTGGAGCACTTTCCCAACATCGCCGCGCGCTGCGCCGAGCTGGGGCTGGACATCACACGCCAGCCCATCCCCGTGGTGCCAGCGGCGCACTACACCTGCGGCGGCGTGCTCACCGACCTGGCCGGGCGCACCGACATCCCCGGCCTGTACGCCATTGGCGAGACCGCCTGCACCGGGCTGCACGGCGCCAACCGGCTGGCCAGCAACTCGCTGCTGGAGTGCATGGTGCTGGCACGTGCCGCCGCTGCCCACATCGCACAAGACAGCGCCAAGGCGCTTGCCGCCCTGCCCGCCTGGGACGACAGCCAGGTCACGGACGCCGACGAGTGCGTGGTCATCTCGCACAACTGGGAGGAGCTGCGCCGCTTCATGTGGGACTACGTGGGCATAGTGCGCACCGACAAGCGCCTGGAGCGCGCGGCGCACCGCATCGCGCTCTTGCAGGGCGAGATAGACGAGTTCTACGCCAATTTCCACGTCTCGCGCGACTTGCTGGAGCTGCGCAACCTGGTGCAGGTGGCCGAGCTGATCGTCAAAAGCGCCCAACTGCGCCGCGAGAGTCGTGGCCTGCACTACAGCCGCGACTGGCCCGAACTGGCGGCGCCAGCCGCACCCACCATCCTGGTGCCGCCGGCGCATTGA
- a CDS encoding DUF1566 domain-containing protein — MTRTPASLSRSAALAPWLALALCTAPAAQAQTHPLNDTGITWSGDALNGNVSTCDASHPAGQDCHYGRDKAAADGVLAKIGGGNAGFDFSKISNSGHVLDASVALGSGPDDWACTRDNVTGLIWEVKTTSGLRSQSHTYTWYNTDTNTNGGADGAAGNTTTCSNTLGGQNCNTQNYVAAVNAGAGLCGHTDWRMPTIKELEGIADLGRSNPAIDPIYFLNTPSSNVWSGSPDAGNSSYAWFVGFNVGYAGLDYRSNDFHVRLVRAGQ; from the coding sequence ATGACCCGCACCCCCGCTTCTTTGTCCCGCAGCGCCGCCCTTGCGCCCTGGCTGGCCCTGGCCCTGTGTACCGCCCCCGCCGCGCAGGCCCAGACCCACCCCCTGAACGACACCGGCATCACCTGGAGCGGCGATGCCCTCAACGGCAACGTCAGCACCTGCGATGCCAGCCACCCCGCCGGGCAAGACTGCCACTACGGGCGCGACAAGGCGGCAGCCGATGGCGTGTTGGCCAAAATCGGCGGCGGCAACGCAGGCTTTGACTTCAGCAAAATCTCCAACAGCGGCCATGTGCTGGATGCAAGCGTCGCCCTGGGCAGCGGCCCCGACGACTGGGCTTGCACGCGCGACAACGTCACCGGCCTGATCTGGGAGGTCAAGACCACCAGCGGTCTGCGCAGCCAGAGCCACACCTACACCTGGTACAACACCGACACAAACACCAACGGTGGTGCCGACGGCGCTGCAGGCAACACCACCACTTGCAGCAATACCTTGGGTGGCCAGAACTGCAACACGCAAAACTACGTTGCAGCCGTCAATGCCGGTGCAGGCTTGTGCGGCCACACCGACTGGCGCATGCCCACCATCAAGGAGCTTGAAGGCATTGCCGACCTGGGGCGTAGCAACCCGGCCATCGACCCCATCTATTTCCTGAATACACCGTCTTCGAACGTCTGGTCGGGTTCGCCCGATGCCGGCAATTCGAGCTACGCGTGGTTCGTGGGTTTCAACGTTGGCTACGCCGGCCTCGACTACCGCAGCAACGACTTCCACGTTCGCTTGGTGCGCGCGGGACAGTGA
- a CDS encoding 5-carboxymethyl-2-hydroxymuconate Delta-isomerase yields the protein MPHLIVEYSSNLPDFPEREALAALNAAVCASPEVADEADLKTRIRRVDSYEIGTAPAQRAFVHGQLRLLSGRTPQAKGDLAERVASVLRRCTPRPDGVLVQLSVEIVDMDRPSYVKERL from the coding sequence ATGCCCCATCTGATCGTCGAATACTCGTCCAACCTGCCGGACTTCCCTGAGCGCGAGGCGCTGGCCGCGCTGAACGCCGCCGTCTGCGCCAGCCCCGAGGTGGCCGACGAGGCCGATCTGAAGACCCGCATCCGGCGCGTGGACAGCTACGAGATCGGCACCGCCCCGGCGCAGCGCGCCTTCGTGCATGGTCAACTGCGCCTGCTGTCGGGCCGCACGCCCCAGGCCAAGGGCGACCTGGCCGAGCGCGTCGCCAGCGTGCTGCGCCGCTGCACACCGCGCCCGGATGGCGTGCTGGTGCAGTTGAGCGTGGAAATCGTGGACATGGACAGGCCGTCCTACGTCAAGGAACGGCTGTGA
- a CDS encoding outer membrane protein assembly factor BamE, translating into MASTPWIKRAGTAALAALTTLAGLGLAGCDEQRIRELEEGLSTEAQVRERFGQPDRIWPEEGGAHTLEYNRQPAGRRNYMITIGADGRMSALQQVLAPHHFDKIQPGMTEERVRRLLGLPAKRMTYELKQQTEWDWYWSDGPGRDMIFTVVFDAATGRVLRSGASERLHDGP; encoded by the coding sequence ATGGCGTCAACCCCCTGGATCAAGCGCGCCGGCACAGCAGCCCTGGCCGCGCTGACCACCCTGGCAGGCCTGGGCCTGGCTGGCTGCGACGAGCAGCGCATCCGCGAGCTGGAGGAAGGCCTGTCCACCGAGGCCCAGGTGCGCGAGCGCTTTGGCCAGCCCGACCGCATCTGGCCCGAGGAGGGCGGCGCGCACACGCTGGAATACAACCGCCAGCCGGCTGGGCGGCGCAACTACATGATCACCATCGGGGCGGACGGCCGCATGAGCGCGCTGCAGCAGGTGCTGGCGCCGCACCACTTCGACAAAATCCAGCCCGGCATGACCGAAGAGCGCGTGCGCCGCCTGCTGGGCCTGCCGGCCAAGCGCATGACCTACGAGCTCAAGCAGCAGACCGAGTGGGACTGGTACTGGAGCGACGGCCCGGGGCGCGACATGATCTTCACCGTGGTCTTCGACGCCGCCACGGGCCGGGTGCTGCGCAGCGGCGCCAGCGAGCGCCTGCACGACGGGCCGTGA
- a CDS encoding DUF1566 domain-containing protein, giving the protein MKFPPLLALSLGLSAGAAQALSCQNNIPASNPDNIYTVHDDQTVTDTRTGLMWKQCLEGQNWDGNTCTGSGTNMNWADALSTAEAASFAGHSDWRLPNLKELRSLVEECKTDPSINDAVFRGTPSSDVWSGSPVAGYSSRAWGVSFYGGSASGDGRSLSYRVRLVRAGQSLAPLPALSAVAISGTPTSTSAAFVGTSDKAGTGYWLVVPSGSTAPTSAQVKAGAGYGSVTLVANGNGTMIAGTLASFTASGLSAATSYDFYLVAEASGQLSASPIKVQFTTAAAAINGACGSASGTASATAPAANLCSSGTETSITGIGGQWQWGCNGSNGGTNTACTAAYASQTLTISASPASIFRGGTSAISASSNAGLSVSLTGNTHCSVNGTTATGTNPGTCIVTASQAGTGDTGTNRYLPATDATVNISVSTPPPPPPPPPPPPPPPPPPPPPPPPPPPPPPPPPPPPPPPPRPPTTGGDVLDVTSGQTLALVNNGNSGTVLRLDAPIASNQPATIGLPGTGTLQLTGSSGSALLVQQPWPGQFALSLTAGQVTLVGQSAGQSLLALPGAGAAPGPVLQGGDCAATPASLVASVQNGATQVAVAQCHVDIVGPEQSASQPYLWRLYAGEQARWSAQGQMQGLPWLGSPSGNQGWAGDPLSLPTTPGLTLQTTVPQLNAAAQRSGQNVLTLLRQQLAGMGLQLEGDAPNDWGGWLVRDAQGNRYSVAMLGQVRADAGLQLADGVQHSGDAAPGNGGLALVQQHLAVPLSPAVSDLGALAGFVRSLGGSTALQADGSLRLNLSGQQWAVQAGYAVQEGASPGVGTDAAGHLTWTDAQGHSQTLYPVAHDFARVQSLVRMLDAAAQVRGNADGTISVTLPTGHQAQHYTLVPDYALQRLDVSHLQSTWWFGEDGKLYVRYPGRGLMQGFAVR; this is encoded by the coding sequence ATGAAATTTCCACCCCTGCTTGCCCTGTCCCTGGGCCTGTCCGCAGGCGCAGCCCAGGCCTTGTCCTGCCAGAACAACATCCCGGCCAGCAACCCCGACAACATCTACACCGTGCATGACGACCAAACCGTCACCGACACCCGCACCGGGCTGATGTGGAAGCAATGCCTGGAGGGGCAAAACTGGGACGGCAATACCTGCACCGGGTCGGGCACGAACATGAACTGGGCCGATGCCCTTAGCACGGCTGAAGCGGCCAGCTTTGCCGGTCACAGCGATTGGCGCCTGCCCAACCTGAAGGAGTTGCGCAGCCTGGTGGAGGAATGCAAGACCGACCCCAGCATCAATGACGCGGTTTTCCGGGGAACGCCGTCTTCGGACGTCTGGTCGGGTTCGCCCGTTGCCGGCTATTCGAGCCGCGCGTGGGGCGTGAGTTTCTACGGTGGCAGCGCCAGCGGCGACGGCCGCAGCCTCAGCTACCGCGTTCGCTTGGTGCGCGCGGGACAGTCTTTGGCTCCTTTGCCGGCGCTCAGCGCCGTAGCGATCTCGGGCACGCCCACCAGCACCAGCGCGGCTTTTGTGGGTACCAGCGACAAGGCCGGCACCGGCTACTGGCTGGTGGTGCCCAGCGGCAGCACGGCACCCACGTCCGCGCAGGTCAAGGCCGGGGCGGGCTACGGCAGCGTGACACTCGTAGCCAATGGTAACGGCACGATGATAGCGGGCACGCTCGCCAGCTTTACCGCCAGCGGCCTGAGCGCGGCGACCAGCTATGACTTTTATCTGGTGGCAGAGGCTTCGGGCCAGTTGAGCGCGTCGCCAATCAAAGTGCAGTTCACCACTGCTGCCGCCGCCATCAATGGGGCTTGCGGCAGCGCCAGCGGCACGGCCAGCGCCACGGCCCCTGCTGCCAACCTGTGCAGCAGTGGTACAGAGACATCAATCACCGGCATCGGTGGCCAGTGGCAATGGGGTTGCAACGGCAGCAATGGCGGCACCAATACCGCCTGCACCGCCGCCTACGCCAGCCAGACGCTGACCATCAGCGCCAGCCCCGCCAGCATCTTCAGGGGTGGCACCAGCGCCATCAGCGCCAGCAGCAATGCGGGCCTGAGTGTGAGCCTTACGGGCAACACCCACTGCTCGGTCAACGGCACTACCGCTACGGGTACCAACCCAGGCACCTGCATCGTGACGGCCAGCCAGGCGGGCACGGGCGATACGGGCACCAACCGTTATCTGCCAGCAACCGATGCCACGGTGAATATCTCGGTGAGTACGCCACCGCCGCCACCGCCACCGCCACCGCCACCGCCACCGCCACCGCCACCGCCACCGCCACCGCCGCCACCGCCGCCACCGCCACCGCCGCCACCGCCGCCACCGCCACCGCCGCCACCGCGACCGCCCACCACCGGTGGCGACGTGCTTGACGTAACCTCTGGGCAGACCTTGGCCTTGGTCAATAACGGCAACAGCGGCACTGTCTTGCGTCTGGATGCTCCCATTGCCAGCAACCAGCCGGCCACCATTGGGCTGCCCGGCACCGGCACGCTGCAACTGACGGGCAGCAGTGGTAGCGCGTTGCTCGTGCAGCAGCCCTGGCCAGGCCAGTTCGCGCTATCGCTTACCGCCGGGCAGGTGACGCTGGTGGGCCAGAGTGCAGGTCAGTCTTTGCTGGCGCTGCCTGGCGCCGGCGCGGCCCCTGGCCCCGTGCTGCAAGGGGGCGACTGCGCCGCCACGCCCGCCAGCCTGGTGGCCAGCGTGCAAAACGGCGCTACCCAAGTAGCTGTCGCTCAGTGCCATGTGGATATCGTCGGCCCCGAACAGTCTGCCTCGCAGCCGTATTTGTGGCGCTTGTACGCCGGCGAGCAGGCGCGCTGGAGCGCACAGGGACAGATGCAAGGCCTGCCCTGGCTGGGCTCACCCAGCGGCAACCAGGGCTGGGCGGGCGACCCTTTGAGCCTGCCCACCACACCCGGCCTGACGCTGCAAACCACTGTGCCCCAGCTCAATGCCGCTGCCCAGCGCAGCGGCCAGAACGTGCTGACCCTCTTGCGCCAGCAACTGGCGGGCATGGGCCTGCAACTGGAGGGCGATGCCCCCAACGACTGGGGCGGCTGGCTGGTGCGTGACGCCCAGGGCAACCGCTACAGCGTGGCCATGCTCGGGCAGGTACGGGCCGATGCCGGCCTGCAACTGGCCGATGGCGTGCAGCACTCTGGTGACGCCGCGCCCGGCAACGGTGGGTTGGCCCTGGTACAACAACACTTGGCCGTGCCGTTGAGTCCGGCGGTCTCAGACCTGGGGGCGCTGGCTGGTTTTGTCCGTAGCCTGGGTGGCAGCACCGCTTTGCAGGCCGACGGCAGCCTGCGGCTGAACCTGTCGGGCCAGCAATGGGCGGTGCAGGCGGGCTATGCAGTCCAGGAAGGTGCCAGCCCTGGAGTGGGTACGGATGCTGCCGGCCACCTGACCTGGACTGACGCGCAAGGCCACAGCCAAACCCTGTACCCGGTGGCGCATGATTTTGCGCGTGTCCAAAGCCTGGTGCGTATGCTCGATGCCGCCGCCCAGGTGCGCGGCAACGCTGACGGCACCATCAGCGTAACCCTGCCGACCGGCCACCAAGCCCAGCACTACACCCTGGTGCCCGACTACGCCTTGCAGCGCCTGGATGTCAGTCACTTGCAAAGCACCTGGTGGTTTGGAGAGGACGGCAAGCTGTACGTGCGCTATCCCGGCCGGGGGCTGATGCAGGGCTTTGCGGTGCGTTGA